From the Streptomyces sp. SN-593 genome, the window CTGTTGAACGGCACCTTCTGCCACGTCACCTGGTCGGCGCTGTAGCCGAGTTGCCTGGCCACCGCGTAGGCGACGGCCGACTCGTAGCCCTTGCCGTTGGACGGCTTGTTGTCCACGAACCAGGGGTCGTACGCCGGGTTGTCGGTGCCGACGGTGAACGTGCCGGAGGTGTGGGTGGCGAGCGAGGCGGGGCTGCACGAGGCCGTGGCGGTGCTCGTGGCACCGTCGGACGGCGAGGGGGCCGCCGAGGAGTCGCCGTCGTCCTGCGGGGCGCAGGCGGCCAGCGCCAGGACGAGCAGGGGGGCCGCGGCGAGGGCCGCGCGATGACGGGACGGGAGGATCGCGGGACGCATGGCGGGACCTTGGCACCCGACCGGGCGGTCTGTCCACGTCATTGGGAACTCCGTCCGGATGTCGGACCATTGTGTCCGCCGTGTTTCCGGCCGTGCGCGGGCGGTCGCATCCCGGTCGCGCTGGGTGACCGCCCCGGTGCCGGTCCGCCCTCCCGGCCCTGGTGTCACCGCGCGGCGGCCGTTGACGCCGCGTCGAGGTCGCGGCCGAGCGCGGGCGGCAGGTCGGTGGCGGCGCCGTCCAGCCGCAGCGCCCGGGTCAGCGCCCAGTCCTGCGGGGTGTTGACGCTCCAGGCCATGACGGCGATGCCGGCCGCGTGGCAGCGGCGTACCACGTCGAGGGTGAGCCGGGTGAGGTCGAGGCTCACCAGGCGGGCACCGACCGCCTGGGCGCGCGGCACGATGTCGGGGCCGAGGTCGCCGGCGACCAGCACGGTGGCGACCTCCGGCAGCAGGGCGTGGATCTCGGCCAGCGCCTCGTCGTGGAAGGACAGCACGCTGACCCGGCCGGTCGCGTCGCGCTCGCGCAGCACCGAGGCGAGTACCCGGGCGGCGGCGACGTCCTTGATCTCGGCCTGGATCGGGCGGGTCACGCCGTCGAGGACCTCCTCGAAGACCGGCACCCGCTCGCCCAGTCCCGCGTCCAGCCGGCGGATCTCGGCCAGCGTCAGGTCGCGGACCAGGCCGCTGCCGTCGGTGGTGCGGTCCACGGACGCGTCGTGCATGACGACGAGGGCGCCGTCCCTGCTCAGGTGCAGGTCCAGTTCGACCTGGTCCACGCCCTCGCGTTCCGCCCGGCGGAAGGACCGCAGGGTGTTCTCCGGCTCGACGCCCATGACCCCGCGGTGGCCCACGGTCAGGAAGCTCATGGGGGCACCCTAGTGGCGGGGCTGGTCGCCCGGTTGCCTGCCCCGCCGCCCCGCCGCCCCGCCGCCCCGCCGCCCCGCCGCCCGCGTCCCGCGCCTCCGCGGCGGTCGCGGGGGCTCCGTTGCCGGGCCGGGCGCACACTCGGGCGCGCCACGCAACTTTTAGCGCCCCATCCCGGCATCCGACCGTAAAAACAACGGACTTCCGGGGCTTGGACCGCGCATTCTCAAGGTCGCGGGCTTGAAGGCGGTGCCCTGGCGTGATTACGCTGTTCCCACGACAGTTTCTTTTGCGGAGGAGGGGTCATGGGCGAAGTTCTTTCGTCGAAGGCGGCAACCGGAGGCGGGATGTCCGGCGAAGGCGTGCTCGGACACCCCCAGTGGCCGGTGTTGAAGCAGGCCGTCGAGGCGATCCGCCCGTGGCAGCGGGGGGACGGCTCGATCGACTTCGACGCCGAGGACGCGCCCACCCGCGAGGACGCCGCCCGCACCCTCGGCCGGGTCGTGGACGCCCTGGAGCAGCTCGCCCCGCTGCTGCCGCACGACGAGGCGTACCACCGGGCGCTCGTCACGGACCTGCACCGCTGGGCCGACGGCGGCTTCGCCGTGCCCGACTTCCTCGACTCGCTGCTGGCCTTCCAGCCCGCCGCCGACCGGCGGGACGGCCTCCAGCACCTGGTCGTCTTCCCGATGTACACCCAGAACGGCAACCCGGACCGGGACCTCGAAGCGGTCGTCTTCCGTGTGGTGTGGCCGGAGTGGCTCGCCGAGCTGGAGCGCACCCGCTACGACAACCCGCTGTTCGTCCCGATCACCTTCGAGGACTTCACCCCGGGATACGACACCAACTCCGCGGTGCTGTTCCCGGAGACCGTCGCGGTGCGCAAGGCGCCCGAGCGCTGGACCTGGGGCGCGATCTTCTGCGACCGCGAGGCCGCCCGCTTCCGCGCGGTCACCTCGGCCGCGGTGGACACCCTCGGCCTCGAACTGCCCGAGGACGCGGCCCGCCTGGTCGAGGACCAGGAACTCGCCCAGCAGACCTACGTGCTGTGGGACATGATCCACGACCGCACCCACAGCCACGGCGACCTGCCGTTCGACCCGTTCATGATCAAGCAGCGCGCGCCCTTCTGGATGTACGGCCTGGAGGAGCTGCGCTGCGACCTGACCACCTTCAAGGAGGCGGTCAGGCTCCAGGCCGAGGGCCACCCGATGGGCCTGGGCGTGCAGTACGCGATCCTCTTCGACCGGCTCTTCCGTTTCCCGGTCACCGGCGCGCGGGTGCGCAACTACGACGGCCTCGGCGGCCAGCTCCTGTTCGCCTACCTCCACAAGCACGACGCCGTACGCTGGACGGACAACACCCTGCACATCGACTGGGAGCGCGCACCCCAGGTCACCAACCAGCTCTGCGGCGAGATCGAGACGCTCTACCGCGACGGCATCGACCGGCCCAAGCTCGTGCACTGGCTGGCCGCGTACGACCTGGTCGCGACCTACCTCTCGCCCCACCCCGGGTCGGTCTGGGCCAAGGGCGCGGACGCCCTGGACCTGTCGCTCCCGCCGCGCAAGCTGGTGGACGACGTGCTGCCGGACGAGTTCCCGCTCAGCATGTTCTACGAGGCCCTTGCGAAGAAGCTCCGCGAGGTGATCGCCTCGACCAAGGGCATCACCGGCGACAGCGCGCTGCGAGGCGCCGCGTGACCGGCGCCGGCGAGGAGGCGGAGATGAGGACCGACAGGTACACGGGAGGACTCGACGGCGCGGTGATCGCGGTCGCGGGCGCGGCGGGACCGGCCGGCCGGGCGGTGCTCCAGCGGCTGGCCAGGGCCGGCGGCCACGTGATCGCCGCCGACGCGGACGCCGAGCGGCTGGCCCAGGCGGTCGACGCCGCGCGGTACGACGCGGGCGGCGCGGACATCACCGGCGAGGTGGTGGACCTGCTGGACCTGGACGGGGCGCGGGAGTGGGCCGGGCGGATCGAGAAGGACCACGGCCGGGTCGACGGCCTGGTGCACCTGGTCGGCGGGTGGCGCGGCTCCGCGTCCTTCGCCGAGACCGACCTCGCCGACTGGGACGTGCTGCACGACCTGCTGGTGCGCACCGTCCAGCGCACCACCCTGGCGTTCCACGACGGCCTGCTGCGCAGCCCCGGCGGGCGGTACGTCCTGATCAGCGCGGCCGGCGCCAGCGCGCCCACGGCCGGCAACGCCGCGTACGCGGCGGCGAAGGCGGCGGCCGAGGCGTGGACGCTGGCGATGGGCGACTCCTTCCGCAAACTCGGCGGCGAGGCCCTCAGCGCGGCGGCCACCGTACTGGTGATCAAGGCCCTGGTGCACGATGAGATGCGGGCCCAGCGCCCGAACGCCAAATTCGCCGGCTTCACCGACGTGCGCGACCTGGCCGAGGCCATCGCGGACGTGTGGAACGCAAGCCCCCAGCAAGTGAACGGGACCCGACAGTGGCTGACGCCCCGACCGTGACCGAGTCCACGGCCCCCCACCCCCTCGACCCCTCCTCCGCGCCCTACCCCGCCGGCCCCACCGACGCGGTGCGCCGCCACGACCCGAACACGCGGGGCTTCGCCAGCGACAACTACGCGGGGGTCCACCCCGAGGTGCTGGCCGCCCTCGCCCTGGCCAACGGCGGCCACCAGGTGTCCTACGGCGCCGACGCGTACACCGACCACCTCCAGGAGCTGTTCCGCGGCCACTTCGGCCCGACCGCCGAGGTCTTCCCGGTCTTCAACGGCACCGGCGCCAACGTCACCTCCCTCCAGGCGGTCACCGAACGCTGGGGAGCGGTGGTCTGCGCCGAGTCCGCGCACATCAACGTGGACGAGTGCGGGGCCCCCGAGCGGGTCGGCGGCCTGAAGCTGCTCACCGTGCCCACCCCGGACGGCAAGCTCACCCCCGAGCTGATCGACCGGCAGGCGTACGGCTTCGACGACGAGCACCGCGCGCAGCCGCAGGTCGTCTCGATCACCCAGAGCACCGAACTGGGCACCTGCTACACACCCGAGGAGATCCGGGCGATCTGCGACCACGCCCACGGGCTGGGCATGGCCGTGCACGTGGACGGCGCCCGCCTCGCCAACGCCGCCGCCAGCCTGGGCGAGCCGCTGTCCCGCTTCACCACCGAGGCGGGCGCGGACATCCTGTCCGTCGGCGGCACCAAGAACGGCCTGCTGCTCGGCGAGTGCGTGGTCGTGCTCAACCCCGACCGGGTGCGGGCGCTGAAGCACCTGCGCAAGCTGTCCATGCAGCTCGCCTCCAAGATGCGCTTCGTCTCGGTGCAGTTCGAGGCGCTGTTCGCCGGCGACCTGTGGCTGCGCAGCGCCCGGCACGCCAACGCGATGGCCGGCCGGCTGGAGCGCGCGGTCCGCGACGTCGAGGGGGTGACGGTCACCCAGCCGGTGCAGGCCAACGCGGTGTTCGCGCTGCTGCCCCGTGAGGTCAGCGAGCGGCTGCAGAAGCGTTACCGCTTCTACTTCTGGGACGAGGCGACCGGCGAGGTGCGCTGGATGTGCTCCTTCGACACCACCGAGGAGGACGTGGACGGCTTCGCCGCCGCGCTCGCGGAGGAGATGCAGTCCGCATGAATATGCGGAAGCCTGTAAAATAATTTGTTCGTGGGTCGGCGGCTCCGTAGGCTCCCGGTATGGAGCCCGTTCCGGAGACCGCCGACCTTTCCGCCTACCTGCGCGCCGATGACGTCATCGACCACGGCCATCCGCAGGTCCGGCGGACCGCCGCGCTGCTGCGTTCCGGCGCGTCGAACCCGTATGAGTATGCGAAGGCGGCCTTCGTCCACGTGCGCGACGAGGTGCCGCACTCCTTCGACAGCGGCGACGACCGGGTGAGCTGGCGCGCCTCCGACGTGCTCTCCACCCGCAACGGCATCTGCTACGCCAAGTCCCACGCGCTGGCGGCCCTGCTGCGCGCCGAGGGCATCCCGGCCGGGCTCTGCTACCAGCGGCTCGCGGACGGCGGCGGCACCGTGCTGCACGGGCTCGTCGCGCTGCTGCTGCCCGGCTCCGGCCGCTGGAGCCGGCAGGACCCGCGCGGCAACAAACCCGGCGTTGACGCCCGTTTCCGCCTCGACCGGGAACAACTGGCCTTCGCCGTACGGCCCGAGTGCGGTGAGCTGGACTACCCGGCGGTGTACGCGGCCCCGCCCGCGCAGGTGCTCGCCGCGCTGCGCGGCTCCGCGGACCGCGCGGAACTGGCCGCGCGGCTGCCGGCCGGACTGGAGTGAGCACGCCGGGCCGCGGACCGGGGCGGGCGGCCGCTCAGGCGGTCGTGGCCCGCCTCAGCAGCAGGTACATCTCGCAACCCAGGCAGTACGCGAACGCCGCGTTGAGGAAGGCGGCGGCGAGCGCGCACGCGGTCGCCGCCATCCCCAGCCACTGCGGCCCCACGAGGTAGCCGACGGTGCCCAGCGCCGCGAAGAACAGCCCGACGGCCTGCGCGAAGCGCGGCGGCGCCGCGTCCTCCGTCCCGGGCGGCGGGCCGAGGCGCGGCCGGACCAGGGTGCGGAACACCCAGCCGTAGGGCGACCGGGCCACCCCGGCCGCCGCGCCGACCGCGAAGACCACCGCCTGCGCCGCCAGCAGCCGGCCGCTGCCGGTCACCAGCACCACCGCCAGGACCACCGTGGTCACCGCGGCGCCGAAGCGGGGCCCGCGTATGTCGATCTCCATGGCGGACATCATCGCCCGGCTCCGGCGCGCCGGGGCCGCGGGAATCATTGCGGTCCTGTGAACGCTTGCCCTGGCGGGCTTGCCGGCGGGGCCGGCGGGCCCGTAGGCACGTGGTGCGAAGGGACGTCCGCGGCGCGGACGCCGGCAGCGACCGGGACACGACCGAGGGAGGCGCGACCGCCATGACCGGACTGATCGTCTGCCTGGCCGTGCTCGCGGTGGCCGGGGGCTACGGACTCGTGCACCGGCGCAGGGACGGGAGGATCAGGGTGCGGGCCAAGGACGGCGGGCAGCGGCTGACGGCCGGCGACCTCGGGGCGCACCTGGGGGAGCGGGCCACCCTGGTGCAGTTCTCCAGCGCCTTCTGCGCGCCCTGCCGCGCCACCCGCCGGGTGCTGGGCGAGGTGGCGGCCCTGGTGGAGGGCGTGCGGCACGTGGAGATCGACGCCGAGGCGCACCTCGACCTGGTGCGGCGGCTTGACGTGGTGAAGACCCCGACGGTCCTCGTGCTCGACGCGGACGGCGCGGTGGTGCGCCGGGCCACCGGGCAGCCGCGCAAGGCCGACGTGATCGCCGCGCTGGGCGCCGCGGTCTGAGGCCGTCACGGCGCTGCGCAGCCGTGCCCGCCGTGGTCGCGGGGGAGCGGCCGGGTCGGCGCGGCCCGGCGACCGCGTCCGCCGGCCGTGCGGGCGGCGGGCCGTGCGGGCCGCGGGCTGTGCGCGCGCCGTCGAGGAGGCCCGGGCGGCGGCCCTGCGGAGCCGGCATCGGCGGGGTCGGGCGGGGGAGTGCTGGTCGGCGGTGGCGGGAACACACCACCGCGCCTGCGTGATCGTCGTTCCACCTGCCCGTGCACCCTTGACGGCCGGCACCGTGAATCGTGACTCTGACGTCATGTCCCGGGTCCGTTCCGGGCATCGGGACCGCTGCCCGGATCGCGCGCCGCGGCCCGGCCGCCCGGCGCCGTCTCCCGGCTCCGGCAGCGACCCCGCGGGGCACCGCACCGCCCGCCCGCCACGGAAGGACGTGTCCATCCCGTGACCGCAACGCCCGACCTCGCCTCGCCCCGTCCGGACCCGCCGGACGTCGACCCGGACGTCTTCCGGTCGGTCTTCCGCCGCCACGCCGCGGGTGTCGCCGTCGTCACGGCGCAGGGGGCGCGCGGCCCGGTCGGGTTCACCGCGACCTCGCTCGCCTCGGTCGCCGTCGAACCCCCGCTGCTCTCCTTCGGCATCAGTGTCGGCGCCTCCTGCTGGCCGGCGGTGTCGGCCGCCGAGCACGTCGGGGTGCACGTCCTCGGCGACCACCAGGGCGAACTGGCCGCCCTCTTCGCGAGGTCCGGGGCCGACCGCTTCGCGCCGCCGACCCGGTGGTCGCGCGGCCCGTACGGAGTGCCGCTGCTCGACGGGGTCGCCGCCTGGCTGGTCGGACGGGTGGAGGGACGGGTACCGGCCGGAGACCACCGGATCGTGGTGGCCAGGGCGGTCGCCGGGGACCCGCGCGGGCCCGGTGGGCCGCTCGTTCACCACCAAGGGGGCTTCCACCGGCTGCCGGGTTACGCCGGGCGCTGACGCGGGCAGGCGGGAGAGCGGGGTCGGGCACGTCGGGCACGTCACAGTTCACGGGCCTTGCGAAGGCGCCGACGCCTCTGTGTACTGACGAGTAATATGTTCGGCGGGGGCAGTTGCCGCGCCCTGGCATGGCCCGCCCGCGCGGGAGCCTAACCTGGGCAGTTCACGAAGACGTGCAGGACGGAAGCAGTAGGAGAGCAGGCGTGAGCTTGAGGATCGTAGTCGCAGTGAAGTATGTGCCTGATGCCACGGGTGACCGTCATTTCGCCGAGGACCTGACCACCGACCGCGACGCGGTCGACGGCCTGCTATCGGAGTTGGACGAGTATGCCGTGGAGCAGGCGCTCCAGATCGCGGAGGCCGCCGACGACGCGGAGGTCACGGCGGTGACGATCGGTCCGGAGGACGCGCGGGGTGCGGTGCTGAAGGCGCTCCAGATGGGTGCGGCCAAGGGTGTGCACGTGGAGGACGACGCGCTGCACGGTACCGACGTGATCGGGACGTCGCTGGTGCTGGCCAAGGCCGTCGAGCACATCGGGTTCGATCTGGTGGTGACGGGGATGGCGTCGACGGACGGCACGGCGGGTGTGGTGCCGGCGTTGCTGGCGGAGCGGCTGGGTGTTCCGCAGGTGACGTTGCTGTCGGAGGTGTCGGTGGCCGGTGGGAAGGTGACCGGTCGTCGTGACGGTGATGTGGCCAGTGAGGAGTTGGAGGCGGCGCTGCCGGCGGTGGTGTCGGTGACCGACCAGTCGGGTGAGGCGCGGTACCCGTCGTTCAAGGGGATCATGGGGGCGAAGAAGAAGCCGTTGGAGACGTTGGACCTGTCGGATCTGGGGGTGGATCCGGCCGGCGTGGGTCTGGGCGGGTCCTGGACCGCGGTGCGGGATGCCACGGCGCGTCCGCCGCGGACGGCGGGCACGATCGTCAAGGACGAGGGCGAGGGCGGTAGGCAGCTCGCCGAGTTCCTGGCCGCGCAGAAGTTCATCTGAGCGGCCGCCTTCTGGTTGCCGCCCCGCTGTCTTTTTCCCTACGTGCAGGAGAACGATTTCCATGGCTGAAGTCCTCGTCTATGTCGATCATGTGGACGGTGCCGTCCGCAAGCCGACGCTTGAACTGCTCACTGTCGCCCGTCGGTTGGGTGAGCCCGTCGCGGTGTATCTGGGTGCGGGTGTCGAGGGGGCGGCGGAGGTGCTCGGTGCGCATGGTGCGGGTCGTGTGCTGGCTGCTGACGCGCCGGAGTTCGCGGAGTATCTGGTGGTGCCGAAGGTGGATGCGCTGGAGGCTGCGGTGAAGGCGGTGGGTCCGGTGGCGGTGTTGGTGCCGTCTTCGGCGGAGGGCAAGGAGGTGGCCGCGCGGTTGGCGTTGCGGTTGGGTTCGGGTGTGATCACCGATGCGGTGGATGTGGAGGCCGGTGCGGAGGGTCCGGTGGCCACGCAGTCGGTGTTCGCGGCGGCGTTCACCACGCGGTCGGTGGTGAGTCGGGGGGTCGCGGTGATCACGGTGAAGCCGAACGCGGCGCCGGTGGAGCCGGTGCAGGCGGCCGGGGCGGTGGAGGAACTGGCCGTGGTGTTCGGGGAGTTGGCTACGGGCACGAGGGTGGTCTCGCGTACGGCGCGTACGTCGTCGGGGCGTCCGGAGTTGACGGAGGCGGCGATCGTGGTTTCGGGTGGGCGGGGGGTGAACGGTGCGGAGAACTTCTCGGTGATCGAGGCGCTGGCTGATTCCCTGGGTGCCGCGGTGGGTGCCTCGCGGGCGGCGGTGGACGCGGGCTGGTATCCGCATTCCAACCAGGTCGGCCAGACCGGCAAGTCGGTCTCCCCGCAGTTGTATGTCGCCAACGGTATCTCCGGGGCGATCCAGCACCGGGCCGGGATGCAGACGTCCAAGACGATCGTCGCGGTGAACAAGGACGCCGAGGCGCCGATCTTCGACCTCGTCGACTACGGCGTCGTCGGCGACCTGTTCAACGTCGTCCCCCAACTCACCGAGGAGGTCAAGGCCCGCAAGGGCTGAACCCCCACCCGACACCCCGGCCCCCGCGTGCCCCCGGGTATGCGGGGGCCGCCGCGTGTCCGCGGCTCGGCGGTCCGACCGGCCGTCGCGGCCGACCGGCCTCCGCGCGGTCCGCCGCGCCCCGGCTGCCTGTTGACCGGGCGCGGGCGGCCCGGCTAGCTTGCGCTTCAACGGTCTGTTGAAATCCGGGGAGGGCGCAGATGCCGGCCGAGACGACACTCGCGGAGGCCGTACGCACACGGATCGGCGCCGCGCTGGCCGCCACCGACGCCGAGCTGGCCCGCCGCTACCCCGGCGACCGCGCCGCCCGCCAGCCCGTGCACACCGTGTACGTGCCCGCCGACGCCTTCGACGTCGGGACCGTGCGGGACTGGGGCGACCGGGCGCTGGCCGCACTCGACGCCCACGCGCCCGACGCCGCCGCGCTCGGCGCCGTCCTCGGCCTCACCGGCGACCTCGCCGCCGAGGTCCACGACAGGGTGCGCGCCAAGCTGCGCCGCGAACCCGTGGAGGACCTGCGGATCGACTTCGAGGACGGCTACGGCGCACGCCCCGGCGCCGAGGAGGACGCCGCGGCCGTGGCCGCCGCCCGGACCCTCGCCGCCGCGGTCGCCGACGGCACCGCGCCGCCGTACGCGGGCATCCGGATGAAGTGCATGGAGGCCGCCGTACGCGACCGCGGCATCCGCACCCTGGACCTGTTCCTCACCACCCTGCTCGACGGCGGTGCGCTTCCGGACGGGCTCGTCCTCACCCTGCCCAAGGTGACCTTCCCCGAGCAGGTCGCCGCGATGGCCGACCTGTGCGGGGAGTTCGAGCGGGCCGCCGGGCTGCCCGCGGGGCGGCTCGGCTTCGAGATCCAGATCGAGACCACCCAGGCCGTCCTGGGGCCCGACGGCACCGCCACCGTGCCCCGCCTCATCGACGCCGCCGGCGGCCGTGCGACGGCGCTGCACTACGGCACCTTCGACTACAGCGCCGCCTGCGGGGTCAGCGCCGCCCACCAGGCCATGGACCACCCGGCGGCCGACCATGCCAAGGCGGTCATGCAGGTCGCCGCAGCCGGCACCGGCGTCCGCCTCTCCGACGGCTCCACCAACGTGCTCCCCGTCGGTCCGACCGCCGACGTGCACTCCGCCTGGAGGCTCCACTACGGCCTGGTACGCCGCTCCCTGGCCCGTGCGTACTACCAGGGCTGGGACATGCACCCGGCGCATCTGCCGACCCGTTACGCGGCCACCTACGCCTTCTACCGGGAGGGCCTGGCCGCGGCTGCCGCCCGCCTCACCGCCTACACCTCCCGCACGGCCTCCGGTCCGGTCCTCGACGAGCCGGCGACCGCCCGCGCCCTGGCCGGCTACCTGCTCCGCGGCCTGCACTGCGGCGCCCTCGCCCCGGGCGAGGTCCCCGTGCCCCTCCCGGCCCTCACCGCGCTGGCCGGCGCCGCCTGAGGCGGTGGGCCGGTGTGCGGTCCCTCCCTGCTGTCCGCCGCCGCGCCCCGCGGTGCCGGAGGGCGTTCACGCGCCGGAACGGCTCCCGCGCCGCCCGGGCGCCTACTGCTGGGGAGGGAACTCGGCCGAGCCGCGCTCGATCAGGCGGACGGGCAGCTCGGTGCGGCTCGCGCCGTCCGTGACGATGCCGTCCAGCCGGCGGAAGAGCTGCTGCGCGGCCACCCGGCCGATCCCGGGCGCGTCCTGGGCGACCACGGTGATCGCCGGGTCCAGCACGTCCGCCAGTTCGAAGTCGTCGAAGCCGACGAGCGCGATCCGCTCCGGCCGCCCGGCCAGGACCCGCACCGCGGTCACCGTCACCCGGTTGTTCCCCGCGAACAGCGCCGTCACCGGCTCCGCCCCGCCCAGCATCGCGTCGAGCGCCGCCTCGACCCGCTCCGGCGTGGTGGGGCCCATCGCGTACCACTCCGGCCGCACCTTCAGCCCCGCCGACGCCATCGCCTCGCGGTACCCCCGCAGGCGCTCGCCCGCGGTGTGGATGCCGGGCTGGTCGCCGATGAACCCGATCCTGCGGTGGCCGTGCGCGATCAGGTGCGCGACGCCCTCCCGGGTGCCGCCCGCGTTGTCGGTGAGCACCACGTCCGCGTCCAGCCGCCCGGCCGGCCGGTCCACGAAGACCGTCGCGACCCCGGCCGCGATCTCCGGCAGGAGATAGCGGTGGTCGTCCCCCGCCGGCACCACGACCAGCCCGTCCACCCGCCGCGCGCAGAACGCCAGCACCAGTTCCTGCTCCCTGCGCGGGTCCTCGGCGCTCGACCCGGTGAACAGCAGCGCGCCGTGCGAGCGGGCCACGTCCTCCACCGCCCGGCTGAGCGCGGCGTAGAAGGGGTCCGCCAGGTCCTCCAGCACCAGGCCCACGCTGGCCGTGCGCCGGGTCCGCAGGAGGCGCGCGCTGTCGTTGCGCCGGAAGCCCAGCGCGTCGATCGCGGCCTGAACGCGGGCCGCGGTGTCAGGCGTCACACCGGGTTCCTCGTTCACCACCCGCGACACCGTCTTGAGGCCGACGCCCGCCCGCGCGGCGACATCCTTCATGGTGGGCCGGGGTGCACGTCCTGGTGTTTGGGTCACGGTCGTAGTATTCCCTGCGACAAGAGATGGACAACGTTGTCACGATCAGGTGAGACTACCCTCGTCCGCACCCTTGTCGTCAGCGACCCCGCAAGCAGCACAGGACGAACGCCCCGCGACCGAACACCCACGCTCCGCATCCATCCGACCGTCACCGAACGCCCACGGAACACACCCCCTCCGACCACCTGGCACCCCGCGCGACGCACCGCCCGACGCGCGCCGCGCCTCCCGACACGCCGCAGGTCACCGCGCGGCACGGCACCCGCAGTCCGGGGTCCGTGGTCCCGCGGTCCGCACGACGCACCCGCACCATCCGCACGACGCACTCACCACCCGCACTCCCCGCACCGCACCCGCACGACGCACGCACCACGACACGCCCACCGCGGGCACCACGTACGCACAACGCACAAGGAGACGCCGCAGCGATGCACCCTGACAGCGCGACCGGTCCACTCGTGGCCGCACTGGACATCGGCGGCACCAAGATCGCCGGAGCCCTCATCGACTCCGAGGGGCGGTTGCTGGCGCGCGCCCTGCGGCCCACGCCCGGCGGACCGGACGGTGAGCTGGTGATGGGCGCGGTCGACGAGGTGCTCGCCGAACTGCGGGCCGCCCCGCGGTGGGACGGGGTCGTGGCGGTCGGGATCGGCAGCGCCGGACCGGTGGACGCGGCGCAGGGGACCGTCAGCCCGGTCAACGTGCCCGGCTGGCGCGAGTTCCCGCTCGTGCCGCGCGTCTCGGCGGCCGTCGGGGGCCTGCCCGTGGTGCTGACGGGCGACGGCGTCGCGATGACCGCGGCCGAGCACTGGCAGGGTGCCGCCCGCGGCTACGACAACGCGCTGTGCATGGTGGTGTCCACCGGCGTCGGCGGCGGGCTGGTGCTCGGGGGCGCGCTGCTGCCCGGGCCGACCGGCAACGCCGGGCACATCGGGCACATCAGCGTCGACCTCGACGGCGACCGGTGCCCGTGCGGGTCGCGCGGCTGCGTGGAGCGGATCGCCAGCGGCCCCAACATCGCCCGCCGCGCCCTCGACGAGGGCTGGCAGCCGCTGCCCGGCGCGGCGCCGACGGCCGCGTCCGTCGCGGAGTCGGCCCGCCGGGGGGACGCCGTCGCGCTGGCGTCCTTCGACCGGGCCGCCCAGGCCCTCGCCGCCGCCATCGCGGCGACCGCCACGCTGGTGGAGATCCACGTCGCCGTGATCGGCGGCGGCGTCTCCGCGGCCGGCCCGCTGCTCTTCGACCCGCTGCGCGAGCACCTGGCCCGGTACGCCACGCTCTCCTTCGCCGCCGGGGTCGACGTGGTGCCGGCGAAGCTCGGTACGGACGCGGGCCTGGTCGGCGCCGCGGCGGCCGCGGCGCAGGCGCTCCAGCTCTTCCCGACCACGGCGTAGGGGCCGCGCCCCGGGCCGTCGACGTCCGGCCCGGGGCCACGCCCCGGGCGGTCGCCTCGCGGTGGGCTTCGGGCCGTCTGCGGGTTGCCGGGCTGCCCGCAGGGGGTGTCGGGGGCGGCGGTGGGTCCCCGCCCGGCGGGGCGCGGGGGTTCGGATGTCACGTTGCCGGCTGCACTTGCAGACGGCGTGCGGCTTCAGCGGGTCCGCGCGGCGGCGGTGAACAGGGCGATGACGCCCTCGGGGGTGTCGGGGCCGAAGAGGAGCTCGTGGAGTTCGTCGCCGTCGGCGGCCGCCGCGGCGCTGCGCGGGAAGAGCGCCTGCTCGTAGGCGGTGAGGGCCGCCTCGACGTCGCCGGGGTGCGCCGCGAGCGCGCC encodes:
- a CDS encoding DUF4395 domain-containing protein, with translation MEIDIRGPRFGAAVTTVVLAVVLVTGSGRLLAAQAVVFAVGAAAGVARSPYGWVFRTLVRPRLGPPPGTEDAAPPRFAQAVGLFFAALGTVGYLVGPQWLGMAATACALAAAFLNAAFAYCLGCEMYLLLRRATTA
- a CDS encoding SDR family oxidoreductase, with the protein product MRTDRYTGGLDGAVIAVAGAAGPAGRAVLQRLARAGGHVIAADADAERLAQAVDAARYDAGGADITGEVVDLLDLDGAREWAGRIEKDHGRVDGLVHLVGGWRGSASFAETDLADWDVLHDLLVRTVQRTTLAFHDGLLRSPGGRYVLISAAGASAPTAGNAAYAAAKAAAEAWTLAMGDSFRKLGGEALSAAATVLVIKALVHDEMRAQRPNAKFAGFTDVRDLAEAIADVWNASPQQVNGTRQWLTPRP
- a CDS encoding glycerophosphodiester phosphodiesterase; protein product: MSFLTVGHRGVMGVEPENTLRSFRRAEREGVDQVELDLHLSRDGALVVMHDASVDRTTDGSGLVRDLTLAEIRRLDAGLGERVPVFEEVLDGVTRPIQAEIKDVAAARVLASVLRERDATGRVSVLSFHDEALAEIHALLPEVATVLVAGDLGPDIVPRAQAVGARLVSLDLTRLTLDVVRRCHAAGIAVMAWSVNTPQDWALTRALRLDGAATDLPPALGRDLDAASTAAAR
- a CDS encoding thioredoxin family protein, producing MTGLIVCLAVLAVAGGYGLVHRRRDGRIRVRAKDGGQRLTAGDLGAHLGERATLVQFSSAFCAPCRATRRVLGEVAALVEGVRHVEIDAEAHLDLVRRLDVVKTPTVLVLDADGAVVRRATGQPRKADVIAALGAAV
- a CDS encoding threonine aldolase family protein; this translates as MTESTAPHPLDPSSAPYPAGPTDAVRRHDPNTRGFASDNYAGVHPEVLAALALANGGHQVSYGADAYTDHLQELFRGHFGPTAEVFPVFNGTGANVTSLQAVTERWGAVVCAESAHINVDECGAPERVGGLKLLTVPTPDGKLTPELIDRQAYGFDDEHRAQPQVVSITQSTELGTCYTPEEIRAICDHAHGLGMAVHVDGARLANAAASLGEPLSRFTTEAGADILSVGGTKNGLLLGECVVVLNPDRVRALKHLRKLSMQLASKMRFVSVQFEALFAGDLWLRSARHANAMAGRLERAVRDVEGVTVTQPVQANAVFALLPREVSERLQKRYRFYFWDEATGEVRWMCSFDTTEEDVDGFAAALAEEMQSA
- a CDS encoding DUF6421 family protein; this encodes MGEVLSSKAATGGGMSGEGVLGHPQWPVLKQAVEAIRPWQRGDGSIDFDAEDAPTREDAARTLGRVVDALEQLAPLLPHDEAYHRALVTDLHRWADGGFAVPDFLDSLLAFQPAADRRDGLQHLVVFPMYTQNGNPDRDLEAVVFRVVWPEWLAELERTRYDNPLFVPITFEDFTPGYDTNSAVLFPETVAVRKAPERWTWGAIFCDREAARFRAVTSAAVDTLGLELPEDAARLVEDQELAQQTYVLWDMIHDRTHSHGDLPFDPFMIKQRAPFWMYGLEELRCDLTTFKEAVRLQAEGHPMGLGVQYAILFDRLFRFPVTGARVRNYDGLGGQLLFAYLHKHDAVRWTDNTLHIDWERAPQVTNQLCGEIETLYRDGIDRPKLVHWLAAYDLVATYLSPHPGSVWAKGADALDLSLPPRKLVDDVLPDEFPLSMFYEALAKKLREVIASTKGITGDSALRGAA
- a CDS encoding transglutaminase-like domain-containing protein — encoded protein: MEPVPETADLSAYLRADDVIDHGHPQVRRTAALLRSGASNPYEYAKAAFVHVRDEVPHSFDSGDDRVSWRASDVLSTRNGICYAKSHALAALLRAEGIPAGLCYQRLADGGGTVLHGLVALLLPGSGRWSRQDPRGNKPGVDARFRLDREQLAFAVRPECGELDYPAVYAAPPAQVLAALRGSADRAELAARLPAGLE